A segment of the Scophthalmus maximus strain ysfricsl-2021 chromosome 11, ASM2237912v1, whole genome shotgun sequence genome:
TGTAACAAAACCCATTTTGGCACGTGAACAGTTAGGATTGAAAGGCTCATGGCTTTCAAAACTATACTTTACATCCCATCCCAGATGAATATGTCTCAAGGATCCGCAATTATCTACATTATTCTTATTGTCAACTAATCCAATGAAAAGACCCAGACCAACGATGAAATGATACTTCACGCCCAAGCTGTCACATTGCTTCCTAATCATGAACAATCCTACATATGCTGTCATGCTCCTGTAAAAACTCGCCAAATATGGTGAGTTCAATTTGTAAACTCACATGGAATAATTATGTGAATGTAGAATGCAACCTAGAATATTTGCAGTTGAAGCTCTGATTTGTCACTCCCCAAAACGGGGCACCAAGCTCTGCATAACGGGGAGATAGACTGACAATAGGAATTTATCCCTATGGGGAATATGGACTATAAGCCTATAGGTGGAGGGGGGCttgtgaaaaaaagtgttgtaGCATGACAACAGGCATTCAGTAACAGAGTGTGTAGTGCTCGGACAACTTAAGTATGCTGCTAATCAATAGGGGGCATttgatatatctatatttttactCAGGTTGACTGCCTGAACTAGCTTAACAAATACACtccttttcaaataaaatgaaactataTAAGAATACTTGAAGGTGAGAGCCAATAGGAAGTGAGAAAGTCTCGAAAGTCTTCAAGTCTTCGAGTGAaagtcttttcatgggatttgttgaaaaTTAGAAAAGTATAGAATAATGCCAGCCTCATCCTCTCAACTTGTATGTATCTAAAATGTAAAGTATTGACCTCTATAGAAAAAAATGGCATCTGCTAATTTCCCCTTCTCtattttttgacaaaacatTGCAGTCAATGTTACTTTTAGTTTGCTAGCTAAGTCTAATGGGATAGTTAGTTGTTATAAGTTACTTTCAAACAAGCTTAATGCTCCCTCTGACAAAGCTGAAGCGCTGATCAAACCTATGTTTTGCATTCGAGTTCACTTAATCTGATCACAGGCTCATTGTATAGATTCTACACATTAAAAAGAGGAGGTCAGCCACTATTCACTAAATACAGTTTCTATCACACTGTAATTGCTTGTGTGTGAATTCATGGAGGTAAATAGCTTTTGGTTACCGTTGCTTGGCATCGACAGCCTGCAATGGAGTGAAAACCTTGATTCATTTCAGACCAACACTGGTATTTCAATGGTCCACATTAACTGTCAGTCCAGTGAGTCCCTGCACTACTCAGCCCCACTTGGTACTGATAGGACGGATCCCGGATGGCTATTGTGCCTTGTGTGGGATAGGCTGAGTAATCTCTTAGAGGCCTGAGAGGTGACACTGGTTTCTTGTGGTACAGAGATGGGTGGCCTGACCCATCTCTGGATCCAGGAACAGCTGAAGaacatgatgaagaggaggaggatggaggatggaggactGGGGTGGAGTTGTAGACACCCATGTCAACCTGCGACCTCGACACCATGGATGATGTGGGGTGTGGCACCACAGGTGTGACTGCATTGGTGAAGTGAGCCGTGAAGGGCTGGTACGGGACACCATCCACACTATAGCGAGGGTAGGGCTGCATTGTAGCCCACATGTTGCAATTTATTGAAGGGGAGTTGGCCAGGTCATCTGTGTCCCCTGTCCCAGATCCAGACTCTGTGTCCATACTGCCATACATACAAGCCTCTCTAGAGGTGATCGCCTCAGTGCAGTACGGATGGGGCAGTATGGACGATTCATAAGAGGGAGCTGAACGAAAATAATGCTCCTCTGAGCCCACAGATGATGTCTCCAGATACGGACGCTTACAGCCAAGCTCCAGGTGTCGGGCATTATCTGCAAAGTGATATAATTAACTGAATTGGCTTCAAACAGATTGAACATTTATTGGGCATGTCGTTTTATTTACAATCCTGTACGATTGCTGAAGAGAAATACCTCTGTGTTTGAAGCAGTGGTAGAGAAGACTGGGATCTCTGCTCTGAGAGAAATGATTCGTGATGGGATCTTGGGGGTCTGAGTTAGACAAAGGCCCCCCAGTCTCATGCTGATAAGCGGACAGGACTTGAGGGTGCCCCGTTAGAACTCCTGCCCCGAGCTTCCCTGCAAGGTGACTATGTGAGGAGATGAGCCTCTGACGAACCATGTTCTTTGAAATCACTGGATATTCTTTCCTATAGATCAGTGGTagcaacagaaaagaaactgGATCAGTTTGCCATGTATACCTAGAATTCTACTCAACTCAGTCTTTCAAAGAAACAAGCTAGACTATTATATcaagacacacaaagagctcatttatatacagtatgtcaagtTTACAAGGGGATTCTAATGTACAACAGGGTTCGGTAGgacctctttttctttcctggtTCCTGTTTTGTGTAAACGTACCCCTGTAGTCTTGAAACACGCAGATCTCCTTCTTCACTACCTCGGAATCCCTTGGCAAATggattgttttctattttcagctGTGTGATCTAGgtaaatgtatttcattaaaatctattagaaaaaaacttttttaagaGGTTAAGAATTTTGCATCTGTATTTTTGATAGTTGCTGTACCTTGTGGTTTTGATATGACGTCACAGAGATGAAAGCTGTCTCATGAAAGACATGAGTACAGTAGGCAGTATTCTTGGATCCAAAGGCATTGTTCTCATCAGCTTTGACTATGTGTAGTCGGGGCTGGTACTTGTGCATAGAGTTCAGGATGATCTacaaaggagaagagagggaacaTGATTCATTTCAACATGTTGCAACAACACTCATAACAGCCACTGTGGTGTGGTAGATAAAAGTTGCTGTCAGGATGTCAGAGATGCAAATTAATGTaaccttttatgttttttttgtttttcagtgcccattgtcaaagaaaaacactgtacTGCCAATAAGAGACACTCAtaatcatgatgatgataacgTTTATTAACATCATGTTATATctaatgacaataaaacaccatttagtttgagattctgtgtgtatttattcaataaatatAGTGCAATTTCCTTCAGGTTATTGCCAGGTGTCGTCTCTGTTGAGaaatttctgtcctctcctaGGAAGCTGTCTAAAGAGTTTTCTCAtacaccaagcaaggtcatcttatttATGGGAATCTGTGGGTAGAAGGCTGTCTCGGGGTGTCAATAGTCGCcgtgagatgacgacattactctgacagagctaaatacaactacagagaccggagataaGCAGACTGTCATGGGATGCgatacactgtgaacctgttgatctgtgtagcgaaccggaagtctcctcaaaattgagctcttataataaatacttctgttTCATTCAgccacggtttccgtcttcctgaaacagcatccactccatcaatcaTTCCTTTTCAACTGGCCTCATGGACAGGATTCCAATACAACAGACTGCCTGCTTAcacctggcactgcctgcctcagaaactgagcaaaataaTCAGAGAAGGTAAAATCAGCTTCGGTAAAATCACTGAACAAGATCTGAAaaaagtcatagaagaaactgtccgagtgtTAAACCACGgtcgaaacaaaacaatctggtgacgagtcacagctttaatgcaggagataacgagcttgatcaggaaccggtgtgcagcccagcgaggaactcaggaagaccacgcccacttcATGTTTGTGGCGACCCCCATGGATGACGGCGCCCTTAGCATTCGCCTATACAGCCTATGCTCAGGGCCGGCTCTGACCACAGCTGTTCAAAATACTCTGCATATGTAAAACCACATAGTGGCAACCTACAAAGTTGATTGAGACAATAAAAGAATCTGATcaatttataaattaaatagataaacaaataaataataacagaagCCTTCAAGGAAATATATTGATTTAAGCTGACAAATGCTCTGCTatgaacacaaattaaataagtAAAATGCTATATACTTTataaaatagtaataatgaaacaggctgacacacacacacacacacacacagtcagcagtggGGGAGACATTGAATGCAAGAATTTAGATGAACTTTCTAAATTATAAACAGTTACAATATGACTTTGAAATTATCATTATGAAGATCCACCATTGCTGTTGAAGTTAAAACTGCAATctgtaggattgagagaagtctGGACATAGTCtcaaaattcaaaatccaaTGACTCCTGCTACCTCCCCCtacctctctgctgcacttcggttctgcctccacagctcctaCAGCTAGCTGTGCCCCCGCAGGCTACCGTGGCAACTGAAGCCAGGCAACGTACGTAACATGACATTCCCACCcaagctaacctgaagctaacatgGACTACTGTCGACATTGCTAGACTATAACATGTTTTTTAGTCACCGTTGCCTTAcattattacctgtgactttttgtgaaaacaacatcatcagtgtttttgaacgtaggccactgtgaatcagtttatattagcttgtttacgtacgCAGCGTTAGCTATCATATTAGCTAttacagagtgttacatggtagcAGAGGTGGGACCAAGTCATTGTTTTGTCATAAGTAAGTCTCAAGTCTTTGCCCTCAAGTCTCAAGTCAAGTCCCAAGTCCTGCAGTTTGAGTTTCGAGTCCTTTCGAGTCCTTTTAACCAAAGAGTAATAATATATTTACCCAGATCATGTATgcttttaaaatctgtatttatttattaaaacaagtGCAATTgaaattgcagaaaaaaatagtgCTGACATTGCACTTCTTAATTGCACTATTACCCagtcatttttaacatttaactcaTATTTTGCAAGaatattcttcattttaaaccactcctttacagaataaacacatttgaaaaagtagAACTGTAATTATTTGTACAAAAGTGCTAACATTGTAGTTCCATGGCATATTGCATTTTAACTAGTTCCACAGCAGCTTCTGTCCTGAACTTATCTGATCTCAtattgtctgtctgtatgtgtgtgggtgtatgtacatgtgtgaaACATTACAAATACATGAACATAACAATGAACAGGGTTGTTCTTTTATATGTCAGGGCCCTATGCTGCATTGCATTTGCAAAAGACCAAATTGGCCAAAAGTCTGTCAGTCATTTGTGCACGATGGGGACGTAGTATGATGCCACCATGGCTGAAAACTCGCTCCACTGAAGCACTGGAGGCATGCACTGCCAAGACTCTAATGTCCACTCGGAATAGTGAAGGAAGAGTCTTCATGTTCAATGCCCAGAACAAAAGGGCGTTCTGTCCTTCGGCTATGTCAAGGTAGTGACTTAGCTGTAGTGCTGGTGTTGTCCCAACATCCTTCTTCTGCCTCTTATGATATGCAGCAAACAgcccttctccttctctaaGGTCCTCTTGCTCTTCTTCATCAACAAGAGGCATAGGTTGCTCACTCTCTGCAGCATCTTGCAGGATCAGTTCTGgcaaaacatgtaaaaacaatagCAGAAACAAAAGAGTCCTTATTACCATTTGTGTTGGTGATGTGTGTTAGACTGAAATACTTAATTATTGTTGCAGTCAATTAGATCAGATTAGGAGGGAAAAAGTTATATTAAACTCAGTAACATTTACCTTTAACTTGTTGTGCCACCTCTGCCTTGACGTCACGATTGACCAGCACATGGGGCTCCAACCACAACAGAGAAAATGCTGGATCCAAGGCAGCTGCTTTGAAGTAGACTGGATCTGAAAAGGGGGCAGTTGTGTCCTGGCCATTTTCACGTTGATGAAGATTCCAAGAAAGGGATGCCTGGAGACTTCTGACCAGGCCGCTCAGGAAACAGACTTGAGGCTTCAGCTTCTCAAGGTGGTGGTTGAGGGGCAAGATGGATGGAACAACAGCACTGATTGTGATGACCTTATCCCCCTGTGTCAAATCAGTTGCTTCTCCAAATGGCTTCAAGATGTCCACCAACTCCTTCAACAGATTCCACTCCCGTGTTGTGAATGACAACTCCCTGTGCCCCGCCTTTTCTAGAACAGCACAGAGCTTTAGATGATTGCACTGGAGAACTGCCTTCACTTGCCTCAGTGTTGAGTTCCATCTTGTGTTGACTGCAGCAGGGATGCCTTTCTGTTCCCCACATTCAGCATCAAACACATCTTTGAAtattgtgcttgtgtgcagcAGTGAGCTGAGTTTTGATAACtttgaaagagaaggagataccacttttgtttctttcaaaccGTCTCCCACCACCAGCTGAAGAGTTTGCGCAAAACACTGCCAGCGCTGTTTCTTTGCCATAGCAACATCTACTGTTTGCTGATCTTCCAGGGTTAAGTCACACCAGAGCTCAGGGTCATCAAGATGATctctgtcatcatcatcctcttcttcactgGGGAAGCACACAGTGAATGCTTTTCGCATGTTAGAAGCATTGTCACTAATAATGTAGTCCAGTTTATCTTTAATGTTGTATTCATCACATATTGCCTCAAATTGGTCACAGATTctttcagctgtgtgtgagcCTTTGAAGCGCTCACAGGCGCGACGTTCTCTGTCTTCGATGTCAGTGTTCTGCGTCACACTGGGCTGTACTTGCTGCCGAGTACTGTCAGAAAGTGCAGAAAACTCTTGTTTTCCACAATAGACAGGGGCAAGTTGCAATCAATAATCAAGTCGGACAGTATTGCATTGGTGATAGCTTTCTGCTGTGGATGACTCATGCTGTAATGCCCGACACGATTGTCCAAGAATTGCGAGATTGAAGGCTGTTGTGGTTCATTTGTGATGCTTTTGTTCATTTGGTATTCATCAAATCTGTAAGAGGTAAGCAGTTTAAACAGATGTCAGAAAATCCCTTATAGCCACAAATGAATTGTATTGAAACTACTCTTTATTActcatattattaatatcaatcTTAACATTGTGTTATGAATAgtataacgtgtgtgtgtgtttttacagttgcTGCTGTAGCAGATTGCAGCACTGGTCATGTATTGTAAAACTTATTTCGGGTTGAAGGGATAATTCGGGATTtgtgaagtggggttgtatgagggaCTACGCACAGAAGATGGCAGTCAACATACTCACAATACAGAGAAGCAGACAGGCTACCAGCAGACGACTTAGGCTTTACATTGCTGTGGACGAGGTCAGCAGCTAAACCTATTTAAGCCACCTAAAAGAGGCAAACTTAATAAAATCGATGTAGTTTAAGTGTAAGCCATATAAAGAATATTTTCATTGCTTTACCTTGCCGTCAAGACAGCCCATTCTGTCAAGAAACTAGTTATATTGCTTGTTAATTCACTGTCTCCAGTCCACCAGCAATTTGACCTTGCAGCACGTAGACCAGCAACTCACGTGTGTTGCGAGGtaaatttgctgtttttgtcaATGGACTCTGGTTTGCTGGAGAGTGAGAACAGCGAGCAGTACAACTTTGTTTTCCTGTCGGAAAAGTCAGCCTGACAGCAAGCTAAAACGGTTCACATATTCTTAATATAGTGTACATTTAAACTGACCTTGATTTTATtagatttgtctttttaagTGGCTAAAATATGGTTGCTGCTGACCACCGTCTACTGTGTGTGATACATTGACTTACGTTatgtacctcatacaaccctgcttaaaaaaatcacttgacAAAAGTATGAATAAGGGAGTGAACTCGCATTGGACGCAACAGATTACCGTGTTTGCAATGTAACGTTAACAGTGAGTTTACAGCCTCATTGATTTAACTACACAGCAAAGAAAAGTTACTTAGCCAATAACGTTAGCTTACATTCAAAACTTACCGTTCTTTGTGCAACCTCAAATGTCGAACGAAGTTGGAAGTTGTTGCGTCTCCGTCTGTGATCTTCGACCCACATGTTTTGCATACTGCAATTCGTTTTTTGCTGACCACCTCATAGTTTTTATAGCCAGAACGAAGCTATCTTTggtatcatttttttccaactggCGCATTGTTTGACAGTTCTTCTTCGTTGGTTGTCCTGCAATTTGATTGGATGGATGCTGTTGGATCAAAACAACGTTGGTCTAATTTGATTGGATGTTGTGCTGACAGCACatacacgcacagacacacacacatatgcacaatGAAAGATACAGAGCTGTCCTTAATAACATACTTTTtaatctttgggttttggggaAAGTAGCAAGTCTTGCCAAGGCAAAAGGCTCAAGTCCAAGTGAAGTCACGAGTCATTGATGTTGAAGTCCAAAACGAGTTGCAAGTCTCTTTACATTTTGTCAAGTCGAGTCCAAAGTCATCGAATTCATGACTCGAGTCTGACTCGAGTCCAAGTCATGTGACTCGAGTCCACACCTCTgcatggtaggcctgtaaatgaacagctttatcttcacatacatcatttgttgctttgcaggatgatTGACGCTTTTTATCTctgttttataacattattatgACTGGTACAATGAAGTACCAGGACAAAGAGGCGTTCACACCCACGGCTGCTTCGACtagcagtcgagcgaggagaagagggagtcaaCTACGAGGCGCACTAGGCCGTGGGAGACAAATGCATTACTGATCTTCATatgatgagccagttggtacctgccacttgcactggtttcatccaagggccaactctgaggctaAGAAATGAAGACTATGCGtaagtgctataaactgcagttcactaaatgCCTGCTTGAGCCTGGCTCCAGAAATgagcaaatccccatagagccccatgttaaaatcgcccaactttacagcagaattaaacatgtttacagccaggtacaaaaaacggttttggtcccaatggctaatcccccccttcgtgacaactgtgtggggggggggatttttttttaataactcgcccatttatattatattacggTTTGAAATTttgcataattaggggcgtggttacttgagtgacaggtgacgccACTGTTTGTTAGCTGCTCGGTGGTAGCTAGCTGCTGGCAGCGCtaggtgtcacctgagctaatccccggtCAGTGAACGGGACTTCTCGACCGCAGTGTCGGAGCCTTGTGGAGCACATTTCAAGCTACTACCGAGCGAATAATACGCTTGCTCTGCGGTCAGTCGTCCAaacagagaagtccaagaagctggcgctcctgttgtttcggtaaGTAAAATGAGattattgttctgtgtttgcagtaattaacgggtgtcggtgtcggtgtctgcgctcggtacctggcttgttagcttagctcgctaaagcgctCATTAGCCAGCTAGCCAGGGGTTAGCCTCGAGCATGACTCcggctctgctgacgaggcgaGCGGGatcaacacaacacgacaccgACATGAGCAGGTAAACAGCATCTGCGTGTGGAtggaaaatatggtccaccacaTCAAATGTGCCAcacgagcaatgcaatgttaacgtaACATGAATGCTAactgtcaaggtacattaaGTGTTAAGTGTTGATGTCACATATCAGCACATTTCAGAAGATACCGTTAACATAGAGGATGTGGTGTGTTCTTGGTTATTAAAACGGTAAAAATGAAGAACACAAggagtttgattcatattttttactaaaaccgacacgaTAGATAATTATGATGCAGgaacagacttgttgtgatcgcatGTGATGTGGTTTGACTGTATAGTTTccctccagatgatccagacagactggaccagtggaagctcaacatgaggcagaactgaactgactCACTTCTGCACTGCCCCCTGGTCCACATGTGGTTTATGAATAACTTatggtcacatttttcccaagtgaaacatgattCTACggtgcccgtaagctttgataacaattaaatattctatacatacagTTGAAtatatctacagaacacaagcacacaaacctctttatttacaaacttgtcttactattttttatttgtgtctttgttattagggaaggacctgctTTAAGGAGTacactgtgctgaccatgttctgtctccaagagcaaagaagaaaaattaatcactcagttcttatcattacttgtactgttacacagctttaaaaatatatttaaatcacacaaacctgttattgcttaaggttttatctgtagtgtatgagttatttgtcaattaatagtcagatttgaatgtgaaatctcacatattcagtcagtattaaagacaaaaatagttaaaatataaacataatttatgagccagaaccagaagttatagattcactctcagatttatttttagtgaaggtacaaaacacaaaaggtggacaatattaaaattgtagaacacatttaatatacagactgggcctgtgcaaacggtaacagctgagctcagaatgagcccagagctgcagagtccatgtggtgggaggagaatgGGATACATTGTTGGACTGtaagggaggggaagagcagaagtaataagtgttgtagctatagttggtatttttttatcaacattgatgaacataaaataaactcaacattgtccatgatagTCAGGGATCtgtttaggcttaacaaagtgtgtcctgaaggccgaattcaatagcagtgacactgccaactgtagcagttacaggtccccttcacaaggtgctggaggtgagtccactgcaggtcgtcttcatgtggaccagcctgatgcgactgatctccctcagcttgtcatcaccacagtggatgatgagaacctcagctgctgctcttcctcacggagtggaaacagagtagAAGAAGGGTTGTCCACCACAGTCCACAAGCCAAACACATCACGCCAAGGTCTGAAGCTCTCTGGCTACCTTGACGGAAAAACTtatcaccacgtccacattgtgactgtaggattaaaattaataaatgagtgtgataaatgtttcagataatgaaaaatctgctaaagagtgtagctcacatttttatgttgacaacactgttatgtcacatctgtaggatgaaatggaactaaagagtaatgtaacaaatataaaagtgcctttcttacagtcatattcaaagtgataatctggtacagtaatgtctatagcagtacaggtaaggagGACAACCacagacttctgtcagtgtgaaaacttgatatgtgcactgtttacgacagtggtgtggggaattatagtttttctgttttcttgtttggtgtatgtgtatgtcccttaaggccaaactaaataaataaacgacaataataactaagtcTACAAGccagttttaataaaacatttactgtatgccaagaacactaaccatcacatgttACTTCTttttagttaacgtttatttgattaaatttattagaatcaaaacatagtggtgcaaactaccactaatacaaataaaaaaaatgttttttaagacttataatttcagtaacaaatatttatttcaaatgttattttatagTTCCAGTGTTACctaccacatgtaacgttggctgggacgactggtaccggagctcacgtAACCGCAGTCAGTACTGACCCGGTGCAGCCTCTGGGCCGCGGCGCTAGCCGGCTCGtacttagcctagcttagctggtttcatcccaagatggtttagccTCAGTTGCCATAGTTATAaaatagtgtgctgtgcaatattttttttttcgtttcatttatttttttcaaagttatattttaatatccatgcaacctcagtatttgaCTTGCAAAGAAGTgtattttggaaaatgattggtttctcattgcataaaaatacaacaatatgAAGATTACTTAATTTTTGCATCAA
Coding sequences within it:
- the tbx4 gene encoding T-box transcription factor TBX4; translation: MLQEKASAVTDECMSRVQSGVETDVLPDQSRLGLSKASAIPSSNEPEQNIENIKVVLHERDLWKKFHEAGTEMIITKAGRRMFPSYKVKVTGMNPKTKYILLIDIVPADDHRYKFCDNKWMVAGKAEPAMPGRLYVHPDSPATGSHWMRQLVSFQKLKLTNNHLDPFGHIILNSMHKYQPRLHIVKADENNAFGSKNTAYCTHVFHETAFISVTSYQNHKITQLKIENNPFAKGFRGSEEGDLRVSRLQGKEYPVISKNMVRQRLISSHSHLAGKLGAGVLTGHPQVLSAYQHETGGPLSNSDPQDPITNHFSQSRDPSLLYHCFKHRDNARHLELGCKRPYLETSSVGSEEHYFRSAPSYESSILPHPYCTEAITSREACMYGSMDTESGSGTGDTDDLANSPSINCNMWATMQPYPRYSVDGVPYQPFTAHFTNAVTPVVPHPTSSMVSRSQVDMGVYNSTPVLHPPSSSSSSCSSAVPGSRDGSGHPSLYHKKPVSPLRPLRDYSAYPTQGTIAIRDPSYQYQVGLSSAGTHWTDS
- the LOC118299105 gene encoding zinc finger BED domain-containing protein 4-like, which gives rise to MRKAFTVCFPSEEEDDDDRDHLDDPELWCDLTLEDQQTVDVAMAKKQRWQCFAQTLQLVVGDGLKETKVVSPSLSKLSKLSSLLHTSTIFKDVFDAECGEQKGIPAAVNTRWNSTLRQVKAVLQCNHLKLCAVLEKAGHRELSFTTREWNLLKELVDILKPFGEATDLTQGDKVITISAVVPSILPLNHHLEKLKPQVCFLSGLVRSLQASLSWNLHQRENGQDTTAPFSDPVYFKAAALDPAFSLLWLEPHVLVNRDVKAEVAQQVKELILQDAAESEQPMPLVDEEEQEDLREGEGLFAAYHKRQKKDVGTTPALQLSHYLDIAEGQNALLFWALNMKTLPSLFRVDIRVLAVHASSASVERVFSHGGIILRPHRAQMTDRLLANLVFCKCNAA